In the Arthrobacter sp. CDRTa11 genome, GCCAGCGGCGCGAGCAACTGGGCGGCCGCCGTCGAGAATCCGCCGAGGCCAAAACGGGACTGCACCTGGTCGCCGGCCTCCATGGCGGCGGCGCGCAGGCTCTCCCATTCCGCAATCAGGACATCCGAGCCCTCCACGAGAAAGCGGCCCGTGGCCGTCAGCCGCACACCCCGGCCGTCCTTCGTCAGCAGCTGCATTCCAAGCACGCGCTGGAGCTCCCGCAATTGCGCGGAGACTGCGGAGGGAGAATAACCCGTGAGCTCCGCGGTAGCGCCAACAGTGCCACACCGGGCAAACACCCGAAGTGTTATGAGCCGTGGATCGATCATGCACCTATTGTGCACTGTTCTCTCCTAAATGTTGCGCTTTTGCTGCAGATCGATCGGCTCTAATCTCGTGAATACAAGGTTTTCGACAACGCCGCTTGCACTGACGCAAGCAGTGGTCGCAACGCATCGCCCGCTTATCCACGCCTCCCGGGAGGAAACACATGTCTGCTCCAGTCTTGCCCCTCAATTCACGCGGAAAACTCGCCTCATCATTGCCTGCCGAGCAGCTGGCGGAAATCAAAGAGTTGTTCGATTTCCGGCGCGTGGGATATTCCCTCGATGCGCCCTTCTACACCGACCAGACGATTTTCAACATCGACATGCAGGCCATTTTTGGCCAGCACTGGATCTTTGCCGGCAGCATCGCCGAACTCCCGGAGCCGGGCGACTACATCACCGTCGACTACGGGCCCTATTCCCTGATCGTGCTGCGCAACGACGACGGCGGCGTGAACGTCCTGCACAACGTGTGCCGCCACCGCGGCGCCCGCGTCCTGACCGAACCCGCGGGGTCAACGGGAAACCTGGTATGCGGCTATCACTCCTGGACCTACTCCCCGGAGGGCAATCTGATCCACGCCTCGGCACCGGGGGAGACGAAGTTCGACAAGGGCTGCTTCGGCCTCAAGCGCGCCCACAGCCGCGTGGTGGCCGGACTCATCTTCGTCTGCATTGCGAACGAACCGCCGGCGGATTTTGATGAAACCGCCAAGATCTTCGAGCCCTACCTCGCGCCCCACGATCTGTCGAAGACTAAAATCGCCTACCAGCAGAACATCGTCGAGGAGGGCAACTGGAAGCTCGTCATGGAGAACAACCGTGAGTGCTACCACTGTGACGGCCACCCGGAGCTCGCCTGCTCCCTCTTTCCCACCTGGGGCCTGACGGAGGGCCTGATCCCGGCCCACCTTGAAGAAGTATGGGACCGCAACAAGGAAGCACAGTCCTCGCTCGAGGAACGTTGCCGCCGCTATGGCCTTCCCTATGAGGTGGTGGAGGAGCTCGACACACGCGTAGCTGGTATCCGCATCTCACGGGAATCGCTCGACGGTGAGGGCGAATCGTTCTCGCCCGACGGGCGCAGGCTCTCCAAGAAGCTGCTCGGCGACTTGCGGGACTTCCGGCTTGGCCGCTGCTCGATGCACCTGCAGCCCAACAGCTGGTTCCACTTCCAGGGGGACCACGTCATCACGTTCGCTGTCTTCCCCGTTAACGAACACCAGACACTGGTGCGCACCACCTGGCTGGTAGCTGACGACGCCGAGGAAGGCGTCGACTATGACCTGGAGAAGCTCACCTACACCTGGAAGCAGACCAACCTGCAGGACAAGGCGTTCGTGGAGCTGTGCCAGACGGGCGCCGGCAGCCCCGCCTACGAGCCCGGCCCCTACATGAAGAGCGAGTACCAGGTGGAGGCGTTCATCAACTGGTACGTGCAGCGCGTGCAGGAGCACTTGGCATGATTGAAGTCCTCACTGAAACGGCCATCCAGGAACCACAGCGCATTCGCGGTCTTGAGATGCCGTGGAACAGGGTAATGGGCAGCACCGAGGGAGCCGCAGGCGCCGCCCGCGCCTTGGGCCCCTGGCACCCCCAGGAGTTCATGGCCGAATGTGTCGAGACCGTTCCCGAGGCGGGCGGCATGATGACCTTCGTGTTCCGCCGCTGCGACGGTGCGCCGCTGGCGTTCCGTGCGGGCCAGTACGTGAACATCGCCTTTCCCCTGAACGGCGAGGATCAGGATCCGGTGGACCGCAGCTACTCGCTGTCCAGTTCGCCCACGCAGCCCTGGACCTTCAACATCACAGTCAAAAGCGATCCCGCGGGACTTGTCTCACCGTGGGTGCACGAGAACGTCAGGCCCGGTACCGTCCTGGAGATGCTCGGACCGGTCGGGGCATTCCACCTGCCCGACGCCGACCGCCGGGCACGCTACCTCTTGCTGGCCGCCGGCGCAGGCATCACGCCCATCATGTCGATGCTGCGGACCATCCACTCCCTGCCCGGACAGGCCGATGTGGTGGTTCTCTACCACGGAGCGGAGGCCGGAGGCTTTGCCTTCCACCAGGAATTGGCCTACATCGCCTCCGTGGACTCGCGCGTCAAGGTCTTCTACTCGCTGGGCGACCGCGGCATCCCCGAGGGGTGGGAAGGGCTCACCGGGAGGCTGACGGCGGCCATGCTCGACGAGGTGGCCCCCGATGCCAACGGCCGCCAGGTCTATGCCTGCGGCCCCGAGGGGTACCTGAACACCGCCACGGAGCTCCTCAGGAAGGTGGGCGTCGACGACACCTCCATCTACATGGAATTCTTCACGGGAGACCGCCAGACGCTCCTTGAATACCAGGCGGAGCTCGCGTTTGCAGTGGACATCGCGGAGGAAATCGCCGAGGAAATCGCCGATTCCGCTGAGGATTACTACGAAAGCCAGCCCACCGCGTTCGGGCTCTACGAGCCCGGTTACGACGCCGAGGGAACCCTGAAGGCCACGGGGCTGGCGCTGGAAACCGTCGACCCGGACGCGCCCGCGTCCGAAGCCCCCGGCCGCAGTCCGGAAGCGGGGCCAGAGGCCGGGTCCCCCGATGCCTCGAGCTTCGACACGGTCGGAACGGGAAGCCTCACCCTGTCCTTCATGCGCACCGGCATCAATGTGCGCATCGACCCCGAAGAACACATCCTCGGGGTGGCCCAGCGTGCGGGTGTCAGGATCGGCGCGAACTGCAAGGAAGGCATGTGCGGCTCCTGCAAGGTCGTCAAGCTTTCCGGGGAGGTCGAGATGAACCACCAGGGCGGAATCCGGGCACGGGAAATCGATGCAGGCAAGTTCCTGCCCTGCTGCTCCACCGCGCGGACCGATATGGTGATCGATGCCTAGCGGCTACCAGCTGCGCTAGGCCGGAGAGCATCAGGATCGTTTTCACGGCAAGAGGACAACCTGGGTCTTCGGATCGTGCTCCAAGGCCGGCCTTCCGGCCACGATTACTGTGGCCCGCTCCCAGGGCCGGTCTTCGAGCAGGAAGGGAATTTCTTGGGCTTCCCACTCCCTGTGCAGGTCTTGTTCTTCCTGGCCATCTCGTGACAGCAGGCGACGTCGGGCTTCAAGGTTGTCGCACTGCACCCAGATCGAAGCGTCGAGTAAGTCCGAGAGCGCCCGGCGTGATGATCCGCTCCCTTCCACCCACACCACGGAACGCCCGGAGGGTAAAGCTATGGCACCTGGGCGACCTCGGGCCACCCAACCGGGCGGACGGTAGTGGACTGCCTCGCCTTGGAGCAGGGGTTCGAGGACACCGTCACGGAGTTCATCGGCCCAGTCAAAGAACGAGAGATGCCACGCTACATCGTCCGTGTGGACCACATCTGAGTCCGGCACCCGAGCAAGCAGACGGTTGACCAGGGTGGTCTTGCCTGCCCCGCTCCTTCCGTCAACCGCTACAATCCAGGGCCGGTTCGGATGTTGTCCTGCTGCCGGCAATAGCCGCCGCACCAAGGTTTCCAGTGATTTGGCTTGCCAGGGTCCCGCATCCGGCTCGCCGACTTCAGGCTTCATGTCCATGGTTACCTCGCTTTAGATGGAGGGGTCTCCTGGCTGCGGTGCATGCCGTCCGTCCAGCATGGCGCTGCTGCTGCCCTGCGGCACCACGACGTGCACGGCGTTGCGCTGTACGGTGAAGTCGGCGGACGTGGCAGTGGCGATCTCGCCGTCGAGGTTCACCGGCAGCGGCTGCTCGGTGACCACCCGGACACGTCGGCTTGTCAGGTGGTACACCCGGTCGTGTTTGATGAAGCTTCCGTCCTTGAGTAACCGTGCGATGCTCACGTGCTCACGGAGCGGCCCCGCCAGGATGGCGTAGATGTCCAGGGTGTGATCGTCGATCCCAGCCGTGGGAGAGACCGTGTTGCCGCCGCCGTAGTGCCGGCCGTTGCCGACGGCCACCTGAAGCAGGTTTTCGAACTCCATCGGCTCGTGGTCCCCGTCGGGGAACTCGAGACGGGCCGGGAAAGCCTTGTGCCGGGCATAAGCGCTCAGGGTGGCAATGCCGTATGCCAGCGGCCCGATGTACCGCTTCAGGCGCGGGCTAAGAGCTTCGGTAACAGCCACGGAGAGGCCTACGGACGCGACGTTGAGGAATGGCTCGCCGTTGGCCCGGCCGAGGTCGATGTCCACCACCTTCCCGTCCGCGACGGTAGCGCACGCCTCGGCCAGGTTGCTCGGTATCTCCAGCGTGCGGGCGAAGTCGTTGGCGGTGCCCAGTGGAAGAACGCCGAGCATGACGTCGGTGCCTGCAACCCGGCCGGCGGCGCAGCTCACCGTCCCGTCGCCGCCGGCAACAACCACCAGGTCGTGCCCGTCCGCCACCACTTGATCGAGTGTGCCGGCCAGCTGTGCTCCCGACAGCACGTGGTGCACGGAAGTGACCGGCACGCCTGCCTTTTTCAGCCTGTCCACCGCAAATTCACGCGCTGCGGCCCCCCGGCGGGATCCGGCGTTAATCACCACGGCGGCAGAGCACGCTTGCGCAACCTTCATGAGGGACATACTAGGTCGATTGCCTGAGTAGCGCCTGCGAGCTGGGTGGCTGCCAGGATTGCCTCGTGTCCCGCGGCATCTGTTGTTCCTCGGTATGAGGGCTCAGCGCTTTCTGGGCCATCTGATGGAGGCGGCGCAGAGAACTGCTGATGACATCCATAAGGCTCCCCCGGGTCCTGCTGGAGCTGCCAGCAGTCCTGCCCCGATCGGCAGGGCCACCTGTCCGAGCCGGTTGCCGAGCAGCCTCAGCGCCAGTGCGGCTCCCCGCGCATCCGGAGGAACCGCCTGCGTGATGAGTGTCATCGTGATCGGCTGACCGAGTCCGAGGAAGAATCCAACGATTGCCAGGAGGACAGCCGCCACGACAGGATTTCCAAACAGCCATGGCAGGAGCGACAAGCTGATCCCTGCCCCTGCAAGGCTGGCGGTGATGAGTCCGGTTCTGCTCCATCGGGTCAGCATGACGGGCAGGAGCAGACGGGATGTGATGGACGCTGCCGCCCGGATGGCCAGCAGGATGCCGATTCCGATGGGGGCGATCCCCTTTTCCTCTCCCAGCAGAGGCAGGAACGCAACGATGATGTCAGTCGTGGCCAGCAACGCAAGGCTGGCAAGCATGTTGGTCTTCACGGTGGGGATGCCCAACAAGTGGCCCACCGACTTCGATGTGGGGGCCTTCGCTGGCGCTGCCTCTGAGGTTTCCCGGGCACCCGCGCGTTCTTTCGCCGATGCCCCGAGAGCCACTGGTATGGCCAGCACCGATATAACGCCCGCCAGTATCAATGCCGCGTTGGCATCCATCAGCCGGGCGTCGGCCGGCGCGTTTCCTGCAGATCCCATGGCCAGGCCTGCAACAAGTGGACCGACGAGCTGGCCCAGGGAGAATGACGCAGTGAACCAGCCGAAGGCTGCGTCCATCCGGCTGAGCGGAACAAACCTTGCGATGGCGGACTGTCCAGCAATCGTGAAGCACAGGTGTCCAATGCCCAGTACCGCACTGGAGATTCCAACGAGCAGAAGGGACGGGGCGGTGGACAGCAGGAACGGGCCGCCCGCCAGCAGGAGCGTCCCGGCCAAGGTGATGCCCTTCATCGACGTCCGGCGGTCTGACATTCTCCCGAGCCAGAGGGCGATCGCCACGGGGAGGAGGGCGAACGAAGCAGAGGTAAGGCCCACTGCCACCGAGTCACCGCCGAGGGCCAGCACCTTATAGGAGATCAGGGGCCTTGCCAGGTTGAGGGCGATCTGGCAAAGCACTGCTGAGGCAATCAGCATCCATAGCCACCGCATGGACTTCCGCTCGCTCACCGCTTCCCCTTTGGCTCCGCCAGGTCAGCGGATGCCAAACGCGGCGATTCGGGTGAGGATTCGGATGTGTGGTGAAGGTAGCGCGCTTCTGGAAGGCAATCCTTCACCGGAAGTCCGCGGTGGTGTCTTTGGCGACGTCCAACAGCGTTGCCTGGAAGGCCATCTCCGCGGCGGCGCGCACCCTGTCGTGGCGGTGGGCGAGGAGCACTCTTCGGGACGGGGCACTCGAACCGAGGGACACAATGCTGACACCTGGATGCTT is a window encoding:
- a CDS encoding aromatic ring-hydroxylating oxygenase subunit alpha; its protein translation is MSAPVLPLNSRGKLASSLPAEQLAEIKELFDFRRVGYSLDAPFYTDQTIFNIDMQAIFGQHWIFAGSIAELPEPGDYITVDYGPYSLIVLRNDDGGVNVLHNVCRHRGARVLTEPAGSTGNLVCGYHSWTYSPEGNLIHASAPGETKFDKGCFGLKRAHSRVVAGLIFVCIANEPPADFDETAKIFEPYLAPHDLSKTKIAYQQNIVEEGNWKLVMENNRECYHCDGHPELACSLFPTWGLTEGLIPAHLEEVWDRNKEAQSSLEERCRRYGLPYEVVEELDTRVAGIRISRESLDGEGESFSPDGRRLSKKLLGDLRDFRLGRCSMHLQPNSWFHFQGDHVITFAVFPVNEHQTLVRTTWLVADDAEEGVDYDLEKLTYTWKQTNLQDKAFVELCQTGAGSPAYEPGPYMKSEYQVEAFINWYVQRVQEHLA
- a CDS encoding ferredoxin reductase translates to MIEVLTETAIQEPQRIRGLEMPWNRVMGSTEGAAGAARALGPWHPQEFMAECVETVPEAGGMMTFVFRRCDGAPLAFRAGQYVNIAFPLNGEDQDPVDRSYSLSSSPTQPWTFNITVKSDPAGLVSPWVHENVRPGTVLEMLGPVGAFHLPDADRRARYLLLAAGAGITPIMSMLRTIHSLPGQADVVVLYHGAEAGGFAFHQELAYIASVDSRVKVFYSLGDRGIPEGWEGLTGRLTAAMLDEVAPDANGRQVYACGPEGYLNTATELLRKVGVDDTSIYMEFFTGDRQTLLEYQAELAFAVDIAEEIAEEIADSAEDYYESQPTAFGLYEPGYDAEGTLKATGLALETVDPDAPASEAPGRSPEAGPEAGSPDASSFDTVGTGSLTLSFMRTGINVRIDPEEHILGVAQRAGVRIGANCKEGMCGSCKVVKLSGEVEMNHQGGIRAREIDAGKFLPCCSTARTDMVIDA
- a CDS encoding uridine kinase family protein encodes the protein MDMKPEVGEPDAGPWQAKSLETLVRRLLPAAGQHPNRPWIVAVDGRSGAGKTTLVNRLLARVPDSDVVHTDDVAWHLSFFDWADELRDGVLEPLLQGEAVHYRPPGWVARGRPGAIALPSGRSVVWVEGSGSSRRALSDLLDASIWVQCDNLEARRRLLSRDGQEEQDLHREWEAQEIPFLLEDRPWERATVIVAGRPALEHDPKTQVVLLP
- a CDS encoding lipid kinase, encoding MSLMKVAQACSAAVVINAGSRRGAAAREFAVDRLKKAGVPVTSVHHVLSGAQLAGTLDQVVADGHDLVVVAGGDGTVSCAAGRVAGTDVMLGVLPLGTANDFARTLEIPSNLAEACATVADGKVVDIDLGRANGEPFLNVASVGLSVAVTEALSPRLKRYIGPLAYGIATLSAYARHKAFPARLEFPDGDHEPMEFENLLQVAVGNGRHYGGGNTVSPTAGIDDHTLDIYAILAGPLREHVSIARLLKDGSFIKHDRVYHLTSRRVRVVTEQPLPVNLDGEIATATSADFTVQRNAVHVVVPQGSSSAMLDGRHAPQPGDPSI
- a CDS encoding MFS transporter, translated to MSERKSMRWLWMLIASAVLCQIALNLARPLISYKVLALGGDSVAVGLTSASFALLPVAIALWLGRMSDRRTSMKGITLAGTLLLAGGPFLLSTAPSLLLVGISSAVLGIGHLCFTIAGQSAIARFVPLSRMDAAFGWFTASFSLGQLVGPLVAGLAMGSAGNAPADARLMDANAALILAGVISVLAIPVALGASAKERAGARETSEAAPAKAPTSKSVGHLLGIPTVKTNMLASLALLATTDIIVAFLPLLGEEKGIAPIGIGILLAIRAAASITSRLLLPVMLTRWSRTGLITASLAGAGISLSLLPWLFGNPVVAAVLLAIVGFFLGLGQPITMTLITQAVPPDARGAALALRLLGNRLGQVALPIGAGLLAAPAGPGGALWMSSAVLCAASIRWPRKR